A window of the Halichoerus grypus chromosome 2, mHalGry1.hap1.1, whole genome shotgun sequence genome harbors these coding sequences:
- the CHD3 gene encoding chromodomain-helicase-DNA-binding protein 3 isoform X4 — MASPLRDEEEEEEEMVVSEEEEEEEEEGDEEEEEVEAADEDYEEDDDDGVLGRGPGHDRGRDRHSPPGCHLFPPPPPPPPPLPPPPPPPPPPDKDDIRLLPSALGVKKRKRGPKKQKENKPGKPRKRKKLDSEEEFGSERDEYREKSESGGSEYGTGPGRKRRRKHREKKEKKTKRRKKGEGDGGQKQVEQKSSATLLLTWGLEDVEHVFSEEDYHTLTNYKAFSQFMRPLIAKKNPKIPMSKMMTILGAKWREFSANNPFKGSAAAVAAAAAAAAAAVAEQVSAAVSSAAPIAPSGPPTLPPPPPADAQPPPIRRAKTKEGKGPGHKRRSKSPRVPDGRKKLRGKKMAPLKIKLGLLGGKRKKGGSSDEGPEPEAEESDLDSGSVHSASGRPDGPVRTKKLKRGRPGRKKRKVLGCPAVAGEEEVDGYETDHQDYCEVCQQGGEIILCDTCPRAYHLVCLDPELDRAPEGKWSCPHCEKEGVQWEAKEEEEEYEEEGEEEGEKEEEDDHMEYCRVCKDGGELLCCDACISSYHIHCLNPPLPDIPNGEWLCPRCTCPVLKGRVQKILHWRWGEPPVSVPAPQQADGNPDAPPPRPLQGRSEREFFVKWVGLSYWHCSWAKELQLEIFHLVMYRNYQRKNDMDEPPPLDYGSGEDDGKSDKRKVKDPHYAEMEEKYYRFGIKPEWMTVHRIINHSVDKKGNYHYLVKWRDLPYDQSTWEEDEMNIPEYEDHKQSYWRHRELIMGEDPAQPRKYKKKKKELQGDGPPSSPTNDPTVKYETQPRFITATGGTLHMYQLEGLNWLRFSWAQGTDTILADEMGLGKTIQTIVFLYSLYKEGHTKGPFLVSAPLSTIINWEREFQMWAPKFYVVTYTGDKDSRAIIRENEFSFEDNAIKGGKKAFKMKREAQVKFHVLLTSYELITIDQAALGSIRWACLVVDEAHRLKNNQSKFFRVLNGYKIDHKLLLTGTPLQNNLEELFHLLNFLTPERFNNLEGFLEEFADISKEDQIKKLHDLLGPHMLRRLKADVFKNMPAKTELIVRVELSPMQKKYYKYILTRNFEALNSRGGGNQVSLLNIMMDLKKCCNHPYLFPVAAMESPKLPSGAYEGGALIKASGKLMLLQKMLRKLKEQGHRVLIFSQMTKMLDLLEDFLDYEGYKYERIDGGITGALRQEAIDRFNAPGAQQFCFLLSTRAGGLGINLATADTVIIFDSDWNPHNDIQAFSRAHRIGQANKVMIYRFVTRASVEERITQVAKRKMMLTHLVVRPGLGSKAGSMSKQELDDILKFGTEELFKDENEGENKEEDSSVIHYDNEAIARLLDRNQDATEDTDVQNMNEYLSSFKVAQYVVREEDKIEEIEREIIKQEENVDPDYWEKLLRHHYEQQQEDLARNLGKGKRVRKQVNYNDAAQEDQDNQSEYSVGSEEEDEDFDERPEGRRQSKRQLRNEKDKPLPPLLARVGGNIEVLGFNTRQRKAFLNAVMRWGMPPQDAFTTQWLVRDLRGKTEKEFKAYVSLFMRHLCEPGADGSETFADGVPREGLSRQQVLTRIGVMSLVKKKVQEFEHINGRWSMPELMPDPSADSKRSSRASSPTKTSPTTPEASATNSPCTSKPATPAPSEKGDGVRTPLEKDEAENQEEKPEKNSKTGEKMETEADVPSPAPSLGERLEPRKIPLEEEVPGVPGEMDPEPGYRGDREKSATESTPGERGEEKPLDGQEHRERPEGETGDLGKRAEDTRGERELRPGPPRDEPRPNGRREEKAEKPRFMFNIADGGFTELHTLWQNEERAAISSGKLNEIWHRRHDYWLLAGIVLHGYARWQDIQNDAQFAIINEPFKTEANKGNFLEMKNKFLARRFKLLEQALVIEEQLRRAAYLNLSQEPAHPAMALHARFAEAECLAESHQHLSKESLAGNKPANAVLHKGKGRGGPARGRAHNAASEPAGGVAERHEGGRDPPAGHAVPNTPHRSPPADVRAQHPQPAGQQGHGASPHTGLPPGALRYASGVRGGLQRRPRRGPGRRRRQLQPDASRLLRHSHHQRPSSAGEEGEGNGGGTGVRRAGSEGAPSRGGDLYRRLTGSQACASPRPRARGRPPAQALGPAANPPPSPPLGPPLG; from the exons ATGGCTTCCCCTCTGagggacgaggaggaggaggaggaggagatggtggtgtcggaggaggaagaagaggaggaagaagagggcgacgaggaggaggaggaggtggaggcgGCCGACGAGGACTACGAGGAGGACGACGACGACGGAGTGCTCGGGCGCGGGCCGGGCCACGACCGGGGCCGCGACCGCCACAGCCCCCCCGGCTGCCACCTcttcccgccgccgccgccgccgccgccgccgctgcccccgccgccgccgccgcccccgccgccag ATAAGGATGACATCCGGCTGCTACCTTCAGCGTTGGGTGTGAAGAAGAGAAAACGAGGACccaagaagcagaaggagaacaAGCCAGGAAAACCCCGAAAACGCAAGAAGCTT GACAGTGAGGAGGAATTTGGCTCCGAGCGAGATGAGTACCGGGAGAAGTCAGAGAGCGGAGGCAGCGAATATGGAACTGGACCAGGTCGGAAACGGAGGcggaagcacagagaaaaaaaggagaagaagacaaAGCGGCggaaaaagggggagggagacgGGGGGCAAAAG CAGGTGGAACAGAAGTCGTCGGCAACTCTGCTTCTGACCTGGGGCCTGGAGGACGTGGAGCATGTGTTCTCCGAGGAGGATTACCACACACTCACCAACTACAAAGCCTTTAGCCAGTTCATGAG GCCCCTGATTGCGAAGAAGAATCCTAAGATCCCGATGTCTAAGATGATGACCATCCTCGGGGCCAAGTGGAGAGAGTTCAGTGCCAACAACCCCTTCAAGGGCTCGGCGGCTGCTGTGGCGGccgcggcggctgcggcggctgCGGCAGTGGCCGAGCAGGTGTCAGCTGCTGTGTCATCGGCCGCCCCCATAGCACCTTCCGGACCCCccaccctcccgccgccgcctcctgccgatgcccagcccccacccatcCGAAGAGCCAAAACCAAAGAGGGCAAAG GGCCGGGCCATAAAAGGCGGAGTAAGAGCCCCCGAGTGCCTGATGGACGCAAGAAGCTTCGGGGGAAGAAGATGGCACCACTGAAAATCAAGCTAGGGCTGCTGGGTggcaagaggaagaagggaggctCG AGTGATGAGGGCCCTGAGCCGGAGGCCGAGGAGTCAGACCTGGACAGCGGCAGCGTCCACAGCGCCTCGGGCCGGCCCGACGGGCCTGTCCGCACCAAGAAGCTCAAGAGAGGCCGGCCAGGGCGGAAGAAGAGGAAGG TCCTGGGCTGTCCCGCAGTGGCCGGGGAGGAGGAGGTTGACGGCTACGAGACGGATCATCAGGATTACTGCGAGGTGTGCCAGCAGGGTGGGGAAATTATTCTGTGTGACACCTGCCCTCGTGCCTACCACCTCGTCTGCCTTGATCCTGAGCTGGACCGGGCTCCCGAGGGCAAATGGAGCTGCCCCCACTGC gagaaggagggggtgCAGTGGGAggccaaggaggaggaggaggaatacgaagaggagggagaggaagaaggggagaaggaggaggaagacgaCCACATGGAGTACTGTCGCGTGTGCAAGGATGGGGGCGAGCTCTTGTGCTGCGACGCGTGCATCTCCTCCTACCACATCCACTGTCTGAACCCGCCCCTGCCCGACATCCCCAATGGGGAATGGCTGTGTCCCCGATGCACG TGCCCCGTGCTGAAAGGCCGTGTGCAGAAGATCCTGCACTGGCGGTGGGGGGAGCCACCCGTGTCCGTGCCAGCCCCCCAGCAGGCCGACGGGAACCCCGATGCCCCTCCGCCCCGTCCTCTTCAAGGTCGATCGGAGCGAGAGTTCTTTGTCAAGTGGGTAGGACTGTCCTACTGGCACTGCTCCTGGGCCAAGGAGCTTCAG TTGGAGATCTTCCACTTGGTAATGTACCGGAACTACCAGCGGAAGAACGACATGGATGAGCCCCCGCCCCTGGACTATGGCTCCGGCGAGGACGATGGGAAGAGTGACAAGCGCAAGGTGAAGGACCCGCACTACGCGGAGATGGAGGAGAAGTACTATCGCTTTGGCATCAAGCCGGAGTGGATGACCGTCCACCGCATCATCAACCACAG TGTGGATAAAAAGGGGAATTACCACTACCTAGTGAAATGGAGGGACTTGCCCTACGACCAGTCCACATGGGAGGAAGATGAAATGAACATCCCCGAATATGAAGACCACAAGCAGAGCTACTGGAGACACCG AGAACTGATCATGGGGGAGGACCCCGCCCAGCCCCGCAagtataagaagaagaagaaggagctGCAGGGCGACGGGCCCCCCAGTTCTCCTACTAACGAC CCGACGGTGAAATACGAGACCCAGCCGCGGTTTATCACGGCCACGGGAGGCACGCTGCACATGTACCAGCTGGAGGGCTTGAACTGGCTGCGCTTCTCGTGGGCCCAGGGCACCGACACCATCCTGGCTGACGAGATGGGGCTGGGCAAGACCATCCAGACCATCGTCTTCCTCTACTCGCTCTACAAGGAG GGCCACACAAAGGGTCCCTTTCTGGTGAGTGCTCCCCTCTCTACTATCATTAACTGGGAGCGGGAGTTCCAGATGTGGGCACCCAAGTTCTACGTGGTGACGTACACGGGTGACAAGGACAGCCGGGCCATCATCCGCGAGAACGAGTTTTCCTTCGAAGACAACGCCATCAAAGGCGGCAAGAAAGCTTTCAAGATGAAG AGGGAGGCCCAGGTGAAGTTCCACGTTCTCCTGACATCGTATGAGCTGATCACCATCGATCAGGCAGCACTCGGCTCCATCCGCTGGGCCTGCCTCGTGGTGGATGAAGCCCATCGGCTCAAGAATAACCAGTCCAAG tttttcagGGTCCTCAATGGCTACAAGATAGATCATAAGTTGCTGCTGACAGGGACTCCATTGCAGAATAATCTGGAGGAGCTCTTCCACCTGCTGAACTTCCTCACCCCAGAGAGGTTTAA CAacctggaaggcttcctggaggagtttGCTGACATATCCAAAGAAGACCAGATTAAGAAACTGCACGATTTGCTGGGGCCGCACATGCTGCGGAGGCTCAAGGCTGATGTCTTCAAGAACATGCCAGCCAAGACGGAGCTCATAGTTCGGGTGGAGCTGAGCCCCATGCAGAA GAAATACTACAAGTACATCCTGACTCGGAACTTCGAGGCCTTGAATTCGCGAGGTGGCGGGAACCAGGTGTCTCTGCTCAACATCATGATGGATCTGAAGAAGTGTTGTAACCACCCCTACCTCTTCCCCGTGGCTGCTATG GAGTCCCCCAAACTCCCCAGTGGGGCCTACGAGGGTGGGGCACTTATTAAAGCATCTGGCAAGCTCATGCTCCTGCAGAAGATGCTACGCAAGCTGAAGGAGCAGGGACACAGAGTTCTCATCTTCTCGCAG ATGACCAAGATGCTGGACCTGCTAGAGGACTTTCTAGACTATGAAGGGTACAAGTATGAGCGCATCGACGGAGGTATCACGGGCGCCCTGAGGCAGGAGGCCATCGATCGGTTCAACG CTCCCGGGGCCCAGCAGTTCTGCTTCCTGCTGTCCACCCGAGCCGGGGGCCTGGGCATCAATCTGGCCACTGCCGACACGGTCATCATCTTCGATTCCGACTGGAACCCCCATAACGACATCCAG GCCTTCAGCCGCGCTCACCGCATCGGCCAGGCCAACAAGGTGATGATTTACCGGTTTGTGACTCGCGCGTCCGTGGAAGAGCGAATCACGCAAGTGGCCAAGAGGAAGATGATGCTGACGCACCTGGTGGTCCGGCCCGGGCTGGGCTCCAAGGCGGGCTCCATGTCCAAGCAGGAGCTGGATGACATCCTCAAATTCGGCACCGAGGAGCTGTTCAAGGACGAGAATGAGG GGGAGAACAAGGAGGAGGACAGCAGCGTGATTCACTACGACAACGAGGCCATCGCTCGGCTGTTGGACCGGAACCAGGATGCGACGGAGGACACGGACGTGCAGAACATGAACGAGTATCTCAGCTCCTTCAAGGTGGCCCAGTACGTGGTGCGGGAGGAAGACAAG ATCGAGGAGATCGAGCGGGAGATCATCAAGCAGGAGGAGAACGTGGACCCCGACTACTGGGAGAAGCTCCTGCGGCACCACTacgagcagcagcaggaggaccTGGCCCGCAATCTGGGCAAGGGCAAGCGGGTCCGCAAGCAGGTCAACTACAACGACGCCGCTCAGGAGGACCAGG ATAACCAGTCTGAATACTCAGTGGGATCAGAGGAGGAAGACGAAGACTTTGATGAGCGTCCAGAAG gacGTCGACAGTCAAAGAGGCAGCTCCGGAACGAGAAGGATAAGCCGCTGCCTCCGCTGTTGGCTCGAGTTGGGGGCAACATTGAG GTGCTGGGATTCAACACTCGGCAGCGGAAGGCCTTCCTCAACGCCGTCATGCGCTGGGGGATGCCGCCGCAGGATGCCTTCACCACTCAGTGGCTGGTGCGGGACCTGAGGGGCAAGACGGAGAAGGAGTTCAA GGCCTATGTGTCTCTGTTCATGCGCCATCTCTGTGAGCCTGGGGCGGACGGCTCGGAAACCTTCGCTGACGGCGTCCCTCGGGAGGGCCTGAGTCGCCAGCAAGTGCTGACCCGAATTGGAGTCATGTCTCTCGTCAAGAAGAag GTACAGGAATTTGAGCACATTAATGGGCGCTGGTCGATGCCCGAGCTGATGCCCGACCCCAGTGCCGACTCTAAGCGCTCCTCCAGAGCCTCCTCTCCGACCAAAACGTCTCCCACCACCCCTGAGGCTTCTGCTACGAACAGTCCTTGTACTTCTAAGCCTG CTACTCCAGCTCCAAGTGAGAAAGGAGATGGAGTGAGGACACCTCTTGAAAAGGATGAAGCGGAAAACCAAGAGGAGAAGCCCGAGAAGAACAGCAAAACCGGGGAGAAGATGGAGACCGAG GCCGATGTCCCTAGCCCAGCCCCATCGCTTGGGGAGCGGCTGGAGCCGAGGAAGATTCCTCTAGAGGAGGAGGTGCCGGGAGTCCCTGGAGAAATGGACCCTGAACCTGGGTACCGGGGGGACAGAGAGAAGTCAG CCACAGAGTCGACGccaggagagaggggggaggagaagcCGTTGGAtggacaggagcacagggagaggccGGAGGGGGAAACAGGGGATTTGGGCAAGAGAG CAGAAGACACGAGAGGGGAGCGGGAGCTGCGGCCGGGGCCTCCCCGGGACGAGCCGCGGCCCAACGGGCGGCGCGAGGAGAAGGCGGAGAAGCCGCGGTTCATGTTCAATATCGCAGACGGAGGTTTCACAG AGCTTCACACGCTGTGGCAGAATGAGGAACGGGCAGCCATTTCCTCGGGGAAACTCAATGAGATCTGGCACCGAAGACATGACTATTGGCTCCTGGCCGGGATTGTCCT CCACGGTTACGCACGGTGGCAGGACATCCAGAACGACGCTCAGTTTGCCATCATCAACGAGCCGTTTAAAACGGAAGCCAATAAGGGGAACTTTCTGGAGATGAAAAATAAGTTCCTGGCCCGGAGATTCAAG CTCCTGGAGCAGGCGCTGGTGATCGAGGAGCAGCTTCGGCGGGCGGCCTACCTGAACCTATCGCAGGAGCCGGCGCACCCCGCCATGGCCCTCCACGCCCGCTTCGCCGAGGCCGAGTGCCTGGCTGAGAGCCACCAGCACCTCTCCAAGGAGTCGCTGGCGGGGAACAAGCCGGCCAACGCCGTCCTGCACAAGGGTAAGGGCCGCGGCGGCCCCGCGCGGGGGAGGGCCCACAACGCTGC TTCTGAACCAGCTGGAGGAGTTGCTGAGCGACATGAAGGCGGACGTGACCCGCCTGCCGGCCACGCTGTCCCGAATACCCCCCATCGCAGCCCGCCTGCAGATGTCCGAGCGCAGCATCCTCAGCCGGCTGGCCAGCAAGGGCACGGAGCCTCACCCCACACCG GCCTTCCCCCCGGGGCCCTACGCTACGCCTCCGGGGTACGGGGCGGCCTTCAGCGCCGCCCCCGCCGGGGCCCTGGCCGCCGCAGGCGCCAACTACAGCCAGATGCCAGCAGGCTCCTTCGTCACAG CCACCACCAACGGCCCTCCAGTGCTggtgaagaaggagaaggaaatggtGGGGGCACTGGTGTCAGACGGGCTGGATCGGAAGGAGCCCCGAGCCGGGGAGGTGATCTGTATAGACGACTGACCGGATCGCAGGCCTGTGCGTCACCCAGGCCCCGTGCCCGAGGCCGACCCCCAGCTCAGGCTCTGGGACCTGCTGCCAATCCtccaccttccccacccctcGGGCCGCCTCTGGGCTAG